Proteins encoded by one window of Primulina huaijiensis isolate GDHJ02 chromosome 1, ASM1229523v2, whole genome shotgun sequence:
- the LOC140986141 gene encoding valine--tRNA ligase, mitochondrial 1-like isoform X1 gives MRAISKYTLKRHEAVAKTLHLLAAAAAHPRLIGIRFLSYQGGGAMESKELTQKELDNKKKKEEKAREKDLKKLKAAQKAEAAKLQAQQAANDPKPGKKKISRREVEEENPEEYKDPETALGEKKKLSRQMAKTYNPDVVESTWYEWWEKSKFFEADAKSSKKPFVIVLPPPNVTGALHIGHALTAAIQDTIIRWRRMSGYNTLWVPGMDHAGIATQVVVEKKIMREMKMTRHDVGREAFVNEVWKWKNEYGGTILKQLRRLGASLDWSRECFTMDEKRSMAVTEAFVRLYKEGLIYRDLRLVNWDCVLRTAISDIEVEYIEIKERMPLRVPGYQKPVEFGVLTSFAYPLEGGLGEIVVATTRVETMLGDTAIAIHPNDIRYSHVHGKFVVHPFNGRKLPIVCDALLVDMNFGTGAVKITPAHDPNDFEVGKRHNLEFINIFTDDGKINSNGGQDFVGMPRFEARVALIEALKEKGLYRGDKNNEMRLGVCSRSNDVVEPLIKPQWYVNCKSMAQQGLNAVMDGTNPKMEIIPKQYVAEWKRWLENIRDWCISRQLWWGHRVPAWYAMLDDDELKELGAYNDHWVVARNEEEAYEEASKVYTGKQFQLFHDPDVLDTWFSSGLFPLSVLGWPDNTDDLKAFYPTSVLETGHDILFFWVARMVMLGMKLGGDVPFGKVYLHPMIRDAHGRKMSKSLGNVIDPLEVINGVALKDLHKRLEEGNLDPNELKTAKEGQAKDFPNGIPECGTDALRFALVSYTAQSDKINLDIQRVVGYRQWCNKLWNAIRFAMSKLGDDYIPPANIVPAAMPFSCKWILSVLNKAISKTVVSLDSYEFSDAATAVYSWWLSQLCDVFIEVIKPYFTDNDPAYASARRFAQDTLWLCLDNGLRLLHPFMPFITEELWQRLPSKKDFTRKESIMICEYPSLVECWTNEDVELEMDVVESLVKSLRALRSQLPPNERHERRAAFIRCRTNDACETIKNHELVIATLATLSSLDVISESDAAPVGCILEVVNENFSVHLKLRGSINVEAERDKIKKKMEDIQTQCDGLKKKTSAPGYQEKVPANIRVNNEAKLATLLQELLSLKEASEHLERENAAAAH, from the exons atgcGAGCTATAAGTAAATATACGTTAAAAAGACATGAAGCCGTTGCCAAAACCCTACATCTCTTAGCCGCGGCCGCCGCGCACCCCCGTCTCATCGGAATCAGGTTTCTCTCTTATCAG GGTGGGGGAGCAATGGAGTCGAAGGAGTTGACGCAGAAAGAGCTTGAcaataaaaagaagaaagaagaaaag GCTAGAGAGAAGGATTTGAAAAAACTCAAGGCAGCACAAAAAGCAGAGGCAGCCAAACTTCAG GCACAACAAGCAGCTAATGATCCTAAGCCCGGGAAGAAAAAAATTTCGAGAAGGGAAGTGGAGGAGGAAAACCCCGAGGAGTACAAGGACCCAGAAACAGCTTTGGGTGAGAAGAAAAAATTATCTCGTCAAATGGCAAAAACTTACAATCCCGATGTGGTGGAGAGCAC GTGGTATGAATGGTGGGAGAAGTCTAAATTTTTTGAGGCAGATGCGAAGAGCTCCAAAAAGCCTTTTGTCATT GTTCTGCCTCCGCCTAATGTTACTGGGGCCCTACATATTGGTCATGCTCTTACTGCAGCAATCCAG GATACAATTATTCGCTGGAGACGGATGTCTGGATATAATACATTGTGGGTTCCTGGTATGGACCATGCTGGAATTGCCACGCAG GTGGTCGTGGAGAAGAAAATTATGAGGGAAATGAAAATGACTAGGCATGATGTTGGCCGGGAAGCATTTGTTAATGAA GTTTGGAAATGGAAGAATGAGTATGGGGGCACCATACTCAAACAACTTCGACGTTTGGGTGCATCTTTAGATTGGTCTCGTGAG TGTTTTACCATGGATGAGAAGAGATCAATGGCTGTGACCGAGGCTTTTGTAAGACTTTACAAGGAAGGCCTTATATATAG AGATCTGCGACTAGTGAACTGGGATTGCGTCTTGAGGACGGCAATATCTGATATTGAG GTAGAATATATAGAAATCAAAGAGAGAATGCCATTACGTGTTCCTGGATACCAAAAACCGGTGGAGTTTGGAGTGCTGACTTCATTTGCTTATCCTTTGGAAGGAGGCTTAGGCGAGATTGTCGTGGCAACTACAAGGGTGGAAACAATGTTGGGTGATACTGCAATTGCGATACATCCAAATGACATAAGATATAGCCATGTACATGGGAAATTTGTTGTCCATCCTTTCAATGGGAGGAAACTTCCCATAGTTTGTGATGCATTACTTGTAGATATGAATTTTGGTACTGGCGCTGTTAAG ATAACACCGGCCCATGATCCTAACGATTTTGAGGTTGGAAAGCGTCATAATCTTGAGTTTATCAACATTTTTACTGATGATGGAAAGATAAATAGCAATGGTGGCCAAGACTTTGTCGGGATGCCACGATTTGAAGCTCGTGTGGCTCTGATAGAAGCATTAAAGGAAAAG GGACTATATAGAGGTGATAAAAATAATGAGATGCGCCTTGGAGTTTGTTCGAGAAGCAATGATGTGGTGGAGCCCCTCATAAAGCCCCAGTGGTATGTCAACTGCAAAAGCATGGCGCAACAAGGTCTTAATGCTGTCATGGATGGAACGAATCCAAAAATGGAGATCATCCCAAAACAATATGTGGCTGAATGGAAAAG ATGGCTTGAAAATATTCGTGATTGGTGCATTTCAAGGCAACTGTGGTGGGGTCATCGTGTTCCTGCATGGTATGCAATGTTGGATGATGACGAATTGAAGGAACTTGGTGCATACAATGACCATTGGGTGGTGGCTAGGAATGAGGAAGAGGCTTATGAGGAGGCTAGCAAAGTATATACTGGAAAGCAATTCCAGCTGTTCCATGATCCAGATGTTTTAGATACTTGGTTTTCTTCTGGGCTCTTTCCGTTGTCTGTGTTGGGTTGGCCAGATAATACTGATGATCTAAAAGCATTCTATCCAACATCTGTCCTGGAAACCGGTCATGACATCCTCTTTTTCTGGGTTGCTCGTATGGTGATGTTGGGAATGAAGCTTGGAGGTGATGTACCCTTTGGAAAG GTTTACTTGCATCCTATGATCAGGGATGCACATGGACGCAAAATGTCAAAGTCGTTAGGAAATGTCATTGATCCTCTAGAAGTGATTAATGGGGTAGCCCTGAAAGATCTTCACAAAAGACTGGAGGAGGGTAATTTGGATCCTAATGAATTGAAAACTGCTAAAGAAGGGCAAGCGAAGGACTTCCCTAATGGAATTCCTGAATGTGGTACAGATGCTCTGCGATTTGCCCTTGTGTCATATACAGCTCAG TCGGACAAAATAAATCTGGACATTCAAAGGGTGGTCGGATACCGACAATGGTGTAACAAGCTCTGGAATGCTATAAGGTTTGCCATGAGTAAACTTGGAGATGATTACATTCCTCCAGCCAATATTGTTCCTGCTGCCATGCCTTTCAGCTGCAAGTGGATACTATCTGTGCTTAACAAAGCCATATCAAAAACTGTTGTCTCTCTAGATTCCTATGAATTTTCTGATGCCGCAACAGCTGTATATTCATGGTGGCTATCTCAATTGTGTGATGTTTTTATTGAAGTAATTAAGCCATATTTTACTGATAATGATCCGGCATATGCGTCTGCAAGAAGATTTGCACAGGATACCTTGTGGTTGTGTTTGGATAATGGTTTACGGTTACTTCATCCTTTCATGCCCTTCATCACTGAAGAATTGTGGCAGCGCCTTCCTTCTAAGAAAGATTTTACAAGGAAAGAATCAATTATGATATGTGAATATCCATCACTTGTGGAG TGTTGGACCAATGAAGATGTGGAGTTGGAGATGGATGTAGTCGAGTCTCTAGTGAAATCACTGAGGGCACTTCGGTCACAGCTGCCACCAAATGAGAGGCATGAAAg GCGAGCTGCTTTTATTCGTTGTCGAACAAACGATGCTTGTGAAACCATCAAGAACCATGAACTGGTGATTGCAACTCTTGCCACATTATCGTCTCTGGAT GTTATAAGTGAGAGTGATGCTGCTCCAGTGGGTTGTATACTTGAAGTGGTTAATGAAAATTTTTCAGTTCACCTCAAGTTGCGAGGGAGCATTAATGTGGAGGCTGAACGCGACAAGATCAAGAAGAAGATGGAGGATATACAAAC CCAATGTGATGgcttgaagaagaaaacaagTGCTCCTGGATACCAAGAAAAGGTCCCAGCCAATATTCGTGTGAACAATGAGGCTAAACTGGCAACATTATTGCAAGAGCTGTTGTCCTTAAAGGAAGCTAGTGAGCATCTAGAACGAGAAAATGCAGCAGCAGCTCATTAA
- the LOC140986141 gene encoding valine--tRNA ligase, mitochondrial 1-like isoform X2: protein MESKELTQKELDNKKKKEEKAREKDLKKLKAAQKAEAAKLQAQQAANDPKPGKKKISRREVEEENPEEYKDPETALGEKKKLSRQMAKTYNPDVVESTWYEWWEKSKFFEADAKSSKKPFVIVLPPPNVTGALHIGHALTAAIQDTIIRWRRMSGYNTLWVPGMDHAGIATQVVVEKKIMREMKMTRHDVGREAFVNEVWKWKNEYGGTILKQLRRLGASLDWSRECFTMDEKRSMAVTEAFVRLYKEGLIYRDLRLVNWDCVLRTAISDIEVEYIEIKERMPLRVPGYQKPVEFGVLTSFAYPLEGGLGEIVVATTRVETMLGDTAIAIHPNDIRYSHVHGKFVVHPFNGRKLPIVCDALLVDMNFGTGAVKITPAHDPNDFEVGKRHNLEFINIFTDDGKINSNGGQDFVGMPRFEARVALIEALKEKGLYRGDKNNEMRLGVCSRSNDVVEPLIKPQWYVNCKSMAQQGLNAVMDGTNPKMEIIPKQYVAEWKRWLENIRDWCISRQLWWGHRVPAWYAMLDDDELKELGAYNDHWVVARNEEEAYEEASKVYTGKQFQLFHDPDVLDTWFSSGLFPLSVLGWPDNTDDLKAFYPTSVLETGHDILFFWVARMVMLGMKLGGDVPFGKVYLHPMIRDAHGRKMSKSLGNVIDPLEVINGVALKDLHKRLEEGNLDPNELKTAKEGQAKDFPNGIPECGTDALRFALVSYTAQSDKINLDIQRVVGYRQWCNKLWNAIRFAMSKLGDDYIPPANIVPAAMPFSCKWILSVLNKAISKTVVSLDSYEFSDAATAVYSWWLSQLCDVFIEVIKPYFTDNDPAYASARRFAQDTLWLCLDNGLRLLHPFMPFITEELWQRLPSKKDFTRKESIMICEYPSLVECWTNEDVELEMDVVESLVKSLRALRSQLPPNERHERRAAFIRCRTNDACETIKNHELVIATLATLSSLDVISESDAAPVGCILEVVNENFSVHLKLRGSINVEAERDKIKKKMEDIQTQCDGLKKKTSAPGYQEKVPANIRVNNEAKLATLLQELLSLKEASEHLERENAAAAH, encoded by the exons ATGGAGTCGAAGGAGTTGACGCAGAAAGAGCTTGAcaataaaaagaagaaagaagaaaag GCTAGAGAGAAGGATTTGAAAAAACTCAAGGCAGCACAAAAAGCAGAGGCAGCCAAACTTCAG GCACAACAAGCAGCTAATGATCCTAAGCCCGGGAAGAAAAAAATTTCGAGAAGGGAAGTGGAGGAGGAAAACCCCGAGGAGTACAAGGACCCAGAAACAGCTTTGGGTGAGAAGAAAAAATTATCTCGTCAAATGGCAAAAACTTACAATCCCGATGTGGTGGAGAGCAC GTGGTATGAATGGTGGGAGAAGTCTAAATTTTTTGAGGCAGATGCGAAGAGCTCCAAAAAGCCTTTTGTCATT GTTCTGCCTCCGCCTAATGTTACTGGGGCCCTACATATTGGTCATGCTCTTACTGCAGCAATCCAG GATACAATTATTCGCTGGAGACGGATGTCTGGATATAATACATTGTGGGTTCCTGGTATGGACCATGCTGGAATTGCCACGCAG GTGGTCGTGGAGAAGAAAATTATGAGGGAAATGAAAATGACTAGGCATGATGTTGGCCGGGAAGCATTTGTTAATGAA GTTTGGAAATGGAAGAATGAGTATGGGGGCACCATACTCAAACAACTTCGACGTTTGGGTGCATCTTTAGATTGGTCTCGTGAG TGTTTTACCATGGATGAGAAGAGATCAATGGCTGTGACCGAGGCTTTTGTAAGACTTTACAAGGAAGGCCTTATATATAG AGATCTGCGACTAGTGAACTGGGATTGCGTCTTGAGGACGGCAATATCTGATATTGAG GTAGAATATATAGAAATCAAAGAGAGAATGCCATTACGTGTTCCTGGATACCAAAAACCGGTGGAGTTTGGAGTGCTGACTTCATTTGCTTATCCTTTGGAAGGAGGCTTAGGCGAGATTGTCGTGGCAACTACAAGGGTGGAAACAATGTTGGGTGATACTGCAATTGCGATACATCCAAATGACATAAGATATAGCCATGTACATGGGAAATTTGTTGTCCATCCTTTCAATGGGAGGAAACTTCCCATAGTTTGTGATGCATTACTTGTAGATATGAATTTTGGTACTGGCGCTGTTAAG ATAACACCGGCCCATGATCCTAACGATTTTGAGGTTGGAAAGCGTCATAATCTTGAGTTTATCAACATTTTTACTGATGATGGAAAGATAAATAGCAATGGTGGCCAAGACTTTGTCGGGATGCCACGATTTGAAGCTCGTGTGGCTCTGATAGAAGCATTAAAGGAAAAG GGACTATATAGAGGTGATAAAAATAATGAGATGCGCCTTGGAGTTTGTTCGAGAAGCAATGATGTGGTGGAGCCCCTCATAAAGCCCCAGTGGTATGTCAACTGCAAAAGCATGGCGCAACAAGGTCTTAATGCTGTCATGGATGGAACGAATCCAAAAATGGAGATCATCCCAAAACAATATGTGGCTGAATGGAAAAG ATGGCTTGAAAATATTCGTGATTGGTGCATTTCAAGGCAACTGTGGTGGGGTCATCGTGTTCCTGCATGGTATGCAATGTTGGATGATGACGAATTGAAGGAACTTGGTGCATACAATGACCATTGGGTGGTGGCTAGGAATGAGGAAGAGGCTTATGAGGAGGCTAGCAAAGTATATACTGGAAAGCAATTCCAGCTGTTCCATGATCCAGATGTTTTAGATACTTGGTTTTCTTCTGGGCTCTTTCCGTTGTCTGTGTTGGGTTGGCCAGATAATACTGATGATCTAAAAGCATTCTATCCAACATCTGTCCTGGAAACCGGTCATGACATCCTCTTTTTCTGGGTTGCTCGTATGGTGATGTTGGGAATGAAGCTTGGAGGTGATGTACCCTTTGGAAAG GTTTACTTGCATCCTATGATCAGGGATGCACATGGACGCAAAATGTCAAAGTCGTTAGGAAATGTCATTGATCCTCTAGAAGTGATTAATGGGGTAGCCCTGAAAGATCTTCACAAAAGACTGGAGGAGGGTAATTTGGATCCTAATGAATTGAAAACTGCTAAAGAAGGGCAAGCGAAGGACTTCCCTAATGGAATTCCTGAATGTGGTACAGATGCTCTGCGATTTGCCCTTGTGTCATATACAGCTCAG TCGGACAAAATAAATCTGGACATTCAAAGGGTGGTCGGATACCGACAATGGTGTAACAAGCTCTGGAATGCTATAAGGTTTGCCATGAGTAAACTTGGAGATGATTACATTCCTCCAGCCAATATTGTTCCTGCTGCCATGCCTTTCAGCTGCAAGTGGATACTATCTGTGCTTAACAAAGCCATATCAAAAACTGTTGTCTCTCTAGATTCCTATGAATTTTCTGATGCCGCAACAGCTGTATATTCATGGTGGCTATCTCAATTGTGTGATGTTTTTATTGAAGTAATTAAGCCATATTTTACTGATAATGATCCGGCATATGCGTCTGCAAGAAGATTTGCACAGGATACCTTGTGGTTGTGTTTGGATAATGGTTTACGGTTACTTCATCCTTTCATGCCCTTCATCACTGAAGAATTGTGGCAGCGCCTTCCTTCTAAGAAAGATTTTACAAGGAAAGAATCAATTATGATATGTGAATATCCATCACTTGTGGAG TGTTGGACCAATGAAGATGTGGAGTTGGAGATGGATGTAGTCGAGTCTCTAGTGAAATCACTGAGGGCACTTCGGTCACAGCTGCCACCAAATGAGAGGCATGAAAg GCGAGCTGCTTTTATTCGTTGTCGAACAAACGATGCTTGTGAAACCATCAAGAACCATGAACTGGTGATTGCAACTCTTGCCACATTATCGTCTCTGGAT GTTATAAGTGAGAGTGATGCTGCTCCAGTGGGTTGTATACTTGAAGTGGTTAATGAAAATTTTTCAGTTCACCTCAAGTTGCGAGGGAGCATTAATGTGGAGGCTGAACGCGACAAGATCAAGAAGAAGATGGAGGATATACAAAC CCAATGTGATGgcttgaagaagaaaacaagTGCTCCTGGATACCAAGAAAAGGTCCCAGCCAATATTCGTGTGAACAATGAGGCTAAACTGGCAACATTATTGCAAGAGCTGTTGTCCTTAAAGGAAGCTAGTGAGCATCTAGAACGAGAAAATGCAGCAGCAGCTCATTAA
- the LOC140986138 gene encoding zinc finger protein JACKDAW-like codes for MMSGDVFSVPISSTKIFPQELEQNPNPKPSSNKKKRNLPGTPDPDAEVIALSPNTLMAKNRFVCEICNKGFQRDQNLQLHRRGHNLPWKLKQRANKDQIKKKVYICPEKTCVHHDPARALGDLTGVKKHFSRKHGEKKWKCEKCSKKYAVQSDWKAHSKTCGTREYKCDCGTLFSRRDSFITHRAFCDALAEESSRITTSAPNLNFSNNSNSNSNLMNSQPNNLAQRFSNSGGIPHFSPSFVGNISAGNSLLDHHQQKPRLWLDLQTNSQLINNPIDHNSNIYIPSSNPTSFPDQMMQMASAFGSNYANLSLSPLPPPQNQLKEETIMNKESCANTLMADSFASLYNCEQNQTLNSSKSSNSIPMSATALLQKAAQMGSTKSNPALFGNSTTVGLMNSSSSSSASPSANHLSFNNPFTQNRSELHQVFGKNPNQINVNPTMKEASANKITNFSSSTSALMNLDSGLRGGDQNSLTRDFLGMSGGGGPMFFPQELANLASMSSAMVLSHFNSNHQLS; via the exons ATGATGTCCGGTGATGTGTTTTCTGTTCCCATTTCTTCAACCAAAATCTTCCCTCAAGAATTAGAAcaaaaccctaaccctaaaccCAGCTCAAACAAGAAGAAAAGGAACTTACCAGGAACACCTG ATCCAGATGCAGAAGTTATCGCTCTCTCACCCAACACACTCATGGCGAAGAACAGATTCGTCTGCGAAATCTGCAACAAAGGCTTTCAGAGAGACCAAAACCTTCAGCTTCACAGAAGAGGACACAATCTTCCATGGAAGTTGAAACAAAGAGCAAATAAAGATCAAATCAAGAAGAAAGTGTACATTTGCCCAGAAAAAACCTGCGTGCACCACGACCCGGCTCGGGCCCTCGGAGATTTGACTGGGGTCAAGAAACATTTTAGCAGAAAACATGGTGAGAAGAAGTGGAAGTGTGAGAAATGTTCGAAGAAATATGCAGTCCAATCAGATTGGAAAGCTCACTCGAAAACCTGTGGGACTAGAGAGTACAAGTGTGACTGTGGCACACTGTTTTCCAG gAGAGACAGCTTCATCACACACAGAGCTTTCTGTGATGCTTTAGCTGAGGAGAGTTCAAGAATTACAACATCTGCACCAAATCTGAACTTCAGTAACAATTCGAATTCGAATTCGAATCTGATGAATTCACAACCCAACAATTTGGCTCAAAGATTTTCTAATTCTGGAGGAATTCCTCATTTTAGTCCAAGTTTCGTGGGCAATATTTCAGCGGGAAACTCCCTTCTGGATCATCATCAACAGAAGCCAAGGTTGTGGTTGGATCTTCaaacaaattctcaactgatcaaCAATCCCATCGatcataattcaaatatttacatTCCTTCAAGTAATCCAACTTCATTTCCTGATCAAATGATGCAAATGGCATCCGCTTTCGGTTCAAATTACGCGAATCTCTCCTTATCGCCATTGCCGCCACCACAAAACCAGCTAAAAGAGGAGACAATTATGAACAAAGAGAGTTGCGCAAATACATTAATGGCAGATTCTTTTGCATCCCTTTACAACTGTGAACAAAATCAAACCCTCAATTCATCAAAATCTTCCAATTCAATTCCCATGTCTGCGACTGCACTGCTACAAAAAGCAGCTCAAATGGGTTCAACTAAAAGCAATCCAGCTCTCTTCGGCAACAGTACTACAGTTGGTTTGATgaattcttcttcttcatcttctgcTTCTCCCTCTGCAAATCATCTATCTTTCAACAATCCTTTTACACAGAACAGAAGCGAATTGCATCAGGTTTTCGGAAAGAACCCGAATCAGATTAACGTCAATCCCACCATGAAAGAAGCTTCCGCGAACAAGATAACAAATTTCAGCTCTTCCACGAGTGCATTGATGAATTTGGATTCCGGGTTGCGTGGAGGGGATCAGAATAGTTTGACGAGGGATTTTCTTGGAATGAGCGGCGGAGGCGGCCCTATGTTTTTCCCGCAGGAGCTGGCAAATTTGGCTTCTATGAGTTCGGCCATGGTGCTGAGCCATTTCAATAGCAATCATCAGCTCTCTTAA
- the LOC140986116 gene encoding dnaJ protein P58IPK homolog, whose product MVIGMKFCGFDLVAWRGFMFSLFILNFVFCCQLILLQPLVAAKDGKPGDSAALFERVSESIKVKKYSEALADLNAAIGADPALSEAYWRRAYVLRQLCRYEESEKSYKKFLEMKPGNSAAAKELSQLYQAQNAFDSSNSLFETGEFSKALEYIDKVVLIFSPACTKAKLLKARSLIASKDYSSAISETGYILKEKEDNLEALLLRGRAYYYLADHDVATRHYQKGLRLDPEHGELKKAYFGLKNLLKKTKSADDNASKGKLRLAVEEYKAAIALDPNHTAHNVNLHLGLCKVLVKLGRGNDAVTSCTEVLEIDGDSVEALRQRGEAKLLIEDWEGAVADLKSAYEKSPQDMNIREALMRAEKSLKLSQRKDWYKILGISKTASMSEIKKAYKKLALQWHPDKNVDNREEAEAKFREIAAAYEILGDEDKRTKYDRGEDIEEMGGMGGGGFNPFGGGQQFTFHFEGGFPGGEGGFPGGFGGFHF is encoded by the exons ATGGTGATTGGGATGAAGTTTTGCGGTTTTGATTTGGTGGCATGGAGAGGGTTTATGTTCTCGCTATTTATTCTGAATTTCGTGTTCTGTTGCCAGCTTATACTCCTGCAACCGCTTGTTGCTGCTAAAG ATGGCAAACCTGGTGATTCTGCTGCTCTGTTTGAGAGAGTTTCAGAGAGTATAAAAGTGAAGAAATATagtgaagctcttgctgatcttAATGCGGCTATAGGAGCAGATCCTGCACTTTCAGAAGCATATTGGCGTCGAGCATATGTTCTTCGTCAGTTGTGCAG GTATGAAGAATCAGAGAAAAGCTACAAAAAGTTTCTGGAGATGAAACCTGGGAATTCAGCAGCTGCAAAGGAGCTTTCTCAGTTATATCAAGCTCAGAATGCCTTTGATTCATCTAACAGTCTGTTTGAGACAGGTGAATTTTCTAAAGCGCTGGAATATATCGATAAAGTTGTACTCATATTCTCTCCAGCATGCACCAAG GCCAAACTCCTTAAAGCTAGATCATTAATAGCATCCAAAGATTATTCAAGTGCCATATCTGAGACAGGATACATTCTTAAAGAAAAGGAGGATAATTTAGAAGCATTACTCTTACGTGGACGTGCGTACTATTATTTAGCTGATCATGATGTTGCGACTAG GCATTACCAGAAGGGTCTTCGTCTCGACCCCGAGCATGGTGAATTGAAGAAAGCGTATTTTGGATTGAAAAACCTGCTTAAAAAGACTAAAAGT GCAGATGATAATGCAAGCAAGGGTAAGCTTCGCCTGGCGGTGGAGGAATATAAAGCTGCTATCGCCTTAGATCCAAACCACACTGCACATAATGTGAATCTTCATCTTGGTTTGTGTAAAGTCTTGGTGAAGCTTGGTAGGGGGAACGATGCTGTGACAAGTTGCACAGAAGTACTTGAAATTGATGGAGACTCGGTTGAAGCTCTGAGGCAG AGGGGTGAAGCTAAGCTTTTGATTGAAGATTGGGAGGGAGCTGTGGCTGATCTAAAATCAGCTTATGAAAAGTCACCCCAG GATATGAACATTCGTGAAGCTTTAATGAGAGCTGAAAAATCATTGAAATTGAGTCAACGGAAGGATTGGTACAAAATCTTGGGAATTTCGAAAACCGCATCCATGTCAGAGATCAAGAAAGCTTACAAGAAGCTTGCCTTGCAGTGGCATCCAGATAAGAATGTTGACAATAGAGAAGAAGCAGAAGCCAAATTTCGAGAAATAGCTGCTGCCTACGAG ATTCTTGGTGATGAAGATAAACGCACAAAATATGACAGAGGTGAAGATATTGAGGAGATGGGAGGCATGGGTGGAGGAGGATTTAACCCGTTCGGAGGAGGCCAGCAATTCACATTCCATTTTGAAGGAGGGTTTCCTGGAGGGGAAGGGGGCTTTCCCGGTGGATTTGGAGGCTTTCATTTCTAA